TTATAATAAATCTGATTAATAGTaagaaattcaacaaaattgtgTTGCGTTTCTAGCAAGTTTTTGTTTACATGTATGTGAAGCTGTGAATTGATCAAAGATGCGAATTGGCAAATTAGGAAACTAATAGAATTGTTTGTTAGCCAAATAAATTTGATGTTTTgagatatttttatattttttcctcaCAATAAAGTGGTCCCaaaagcttgaatttgaacaattaaccattattttaacatttcaatTCAACATGTAGGCATAGATTGTGTAGGCATGGATTCTTTGTCCATGTGTGAGCTTAGACTCTCTTCAATGAGTGGGGTGAGTAGCGTAATAAGTAGATAGAAAGTATAGATAGCATAGATAAAGTTCAAATTTATTTCGGTTTGTTCTAACATCATGATAAACTATCACTTTATATCCCAAAATCACTTAATAATTGTTCTAACATTTTAACATCTAGTCCATGTTCATCGTGTGGATTTTGCAGGGTAGACATGGCTTCTCATAACATAGCACAGTCTGCACTCTGCATATCGGGGTCCAAGTTTGATTAAGGAGATTTGCTATGGGATAGGTCTTAGCCTCGTGGCTGGTTTCCTTTGGAAAATGCATCATTGGAAACTCCAGAGGAGGACCAAGGAATTCTATGATATGCTTAAGAAAGGTGAAATTAGTGTCGTGGTGGAAGATGAGTAGGCTGTAACATACCTTCTTGTTTTTATCTGATTCCACTTATCTTCTTATtttgatttcctttttttttttttttttttttttttttggagtgagAACTTGCAGTTTCATTTAGCAGTTCAGTTTGTTCTGTAATATGTAATACGTAATCAGTTTTCCTAATAATGTAATGTGATGAGGGGTCCCTTTGAGTTTTGGATAAATTAAGGGCGTTATGAGATGTGACAATAGCATCAAATCATTGAAATGGGTGGATTTCCCAGAGGCCCAAAGTGTTGTTATTTTGTCTAGGTATAGCCCCACTAAATGTAGGGAATAGGTGCCTCAGTCCGTGTGATTTTTGCAGATTTGTACTGCCCAATTGTGAGGAGGAGAAAAGGATGAGGCCCATGAGTTATCTTCCAATcggccttaaaaaaaaaaaaaaagtccttcaGGCAGTTATAACTTAGTCAATCATTCATCAGTCATAATCTATATCTACATAATTTGGATTATATATATCTCTCTGTGTGTGTTGTTGAATGTAAATACATTAAAtgcttaattaaataaaacttataaaaatataaaatacttctaaataacatatcaatttaatcaaccaattttacattatattcttataaaataattataatacaTTTTTCCACAAATCACATAAGTTTGCAAAAACCAATCGTTGGTACATAAACATAGCAGTAGCTAACACAAAACACTCGCCACTAACAACAAACTTAAAATAGATccttctcacccaaaaaaaaaaaaaaaaaaaggcaaacaaacCAATAACCTAGCTCAAAAACAAAAGCAGGAGCCTCCAAAGACCAAAGAATTCTATTTTTAATAGATATCACGTTCTTACACCAAGTAAGCCTATGTTTAATGTCCAGACCTTAAAAATGGCAGACATAATTTCTCCATTACAAATCCTAgcattcctttttttattttatttttacacttaGCTTTGTGTTTCATAGAATACTAAGAAGGTTTGCTAGACTAAAAT
This DNA window, taken from Quercus robur chromosome 2, dhQueRobu3.1, whole genome shotgun sequence, encodes the following:
- the LOC126702640 gene encoding cytochrome c oxidase subunit 5C-like; translation: MDSLSMCELRLSSMSGHSLHSAYRGPSLIKEICYGIGLSLVAGFLWKMHHWKLQRRTKEFYDMLKKGEISVVVEDE